One genomic region from Antedon mediterranea chromosome 3, ecAntMedi1.1, whole genome shotgun sequence encodes:
- the LOC140045239 gene encoding glyceraldehyde-3-phosphate dehydrogenase-like isoform X1 — MHFLSFSLSRNSSTNKASDHICSNSDLAQRTEQLTIKMVIKVGINGFGRIGRLVLRAAIENNGVIPNTDLQVVAINDPFIQLEYMVYMFKYDSTHGQFKGEVSHQDGKLIVNGKPINVYQQTKPGEIPWSKAGAEYIVESTGVFTTIDKAKLHFEGGAKKVIISAPSADAPMFVVGVNHKNYETSMNIVSNASCTTNCLAPLAKIIDDNYGIVEGLMTTVHAYTATQKTVDGPSAKKWRDGRGAHQNIIPASTGAAKAVGKVIPNLNGKLTGMAFRVPTPDVSVVDLTVRLNKEASYDEIKALMKKASESKEMKGIMGYTEDEVVSMDFRGDSRSSIFDAGAGIALSPKFVKLVSWYDNEFAYSLRVVDLISHMASVDSQ; from the exons ATGCATTTTCTTTCCTTTTCTCTCTCGCGGAACTCGTCGACAAACAAGGCTTCAGATCATATCTGCTCAAATTCAGATTTAGCTCAACGTAC CGAACAACTCACAATCAAAATGGTTATCAAAGTCGGCATCAACGG ATTTGGACGTATTGGACGCCTTGTATTGAGGGCAGCTATTGAAAACAATGGCGTTATCCCCAACACCGATCTACAAGTTGTTGCCATCAACGACCCCTTCATTCAACTTGAGTATATG GTTTACATGTTCAAGTATGATTCAACCCACGGACAGTTCAAAGGTGAAGTCAGCCACCAGGATGGAAAGTTAATCGTCAACGGCAAACCTATCAACGTTTACCAACA aACCAAGCCAGGTGAGATCCCATGGAGCAAAGCTGGAGCAGAGTACATTGTCGAGTCTACTGGTGTGTTCACCACTATCGACAAGGCAAAGCTTCACTTTGAAGGTGGCGCCAAGAAAGTGATCATCTCCGCACCATCAGCAGATGCTCCCATGTTTGTTGTAGGCGTCAACCACAAAAACTACGAAACCAGCATGAACATCGTTAGCAATGCTTCTTGCACAACCAACTGTCTGGCGCCTCTTGCTAAGATCATCGATGACAACTACGGAATTGTAGAGGGTTTGATGACAACCGTACATGCCTACACTGCCACCCAGAAGACAGTTGATGGACCAAGTGCCAAG AAATGGAGAGATGGACGAGGTGCTCATCAGAACATCATCCCAGCTTCCACTGGTGCTGCCAAAGCTGTGGGCAAAGTTATTCCAAATCTGAATGG CAAACTAACCGGTATGGCATTCCGTGTCCCAACGCCGGATGTATCCGTTGTTGATCTGACTGTACGATTGAACAAAGAGGCTTCATACGACGAAATTAAAGCTCTTATGAAGAAAGCTAGCGAAAGCAAAGAAATGAAAGGCATTATGGGATACACTGAAGATGAG gtTGTGTCCATGGATTTCCGTGGTGATAGCCGCTCAAGTATCTTCGATGCTGGTGCAGGAATTGCCCTCAGCCCCAAGTTTGTAAAACTAGTCTCATG gtACGACAATGAGTTTGCATACAGTCTTCGAGTTGTTGATCTCATTTCCCACATGGCTTCGGTTGACAGTCAGTAA
- the LOC140043869 gene encoding uncharacterized protein, which translates to MVQTTEEGASTDVTTEIVQTMEEGASTDVTTEIVQTMEEGASTDVTTEIVQTTEEGASTDVTIELETTENSEFSSSKQSTNYITTEVQTNPVTHFTDFKSTIPTASRQTTEIAKTNIVTSFQETTEELVPSTSLSQTSDVVTADSTTQKQTTNMLSVATTNPTVSQKTASDLVPSTNLATTASVTTSKEATTTTVTTSKEATTSSVTKGVSTTDLKSSVQTTDILSIATTNPTECQKTTSDLVPSTNLATTASLTTSKEATTATVTTSKEATTSSVTTEISITELKSSVQPEQTTDSLSIATTNPTISQTSALVPSTNLAQTSNETTTSSVTTGVSTTELKSSVQPEPTTINPIQTVAESTTDSTLNTNGDYSKITTFGVITEANRTGYTLVTTVLTTSNGVPDKAVWRVFGLTVGVFVILLILATICVYFVYFHVCYKKPNEHIILRPSDVRLQSYMNIDVENAQVADPKSSAGEVDNNQTAYDTSLGWLADKLDLKFVDELEEDEGWKIEGGPKLNEGANLNDDDSSSIPMSNIGAKPFPLTASDI; encoded by the exons ATGGTGCAAACAACAGAAGAAGGAGCATCGACTGATGTAACTACAGAGATTGTGCAAACAATGGAAGAAGGAGCATCGACCGATGTAACTACAGAGATTGTGCAAACAATGGAAGAAGGAGCATCGACCGATGTAACTACAGAGATTGTGCAAACAACAGAAGAAGGAGCATCGACCGATGTAACTATAGAACTTGAAACTACAGAGAATTCAGAATTCAGTTCGTCTAAACAGTCGACGAATTATATTACTACAGAAGTCCAAACAAACCCAGTAACACACTTTACAGACTTCAAATCAACGATTCCTACGGCATCTAGACAAACAACGGAAATTGCTAAAACAAACATAGTAACTTCATTTCAAGAAACCACTGAAGAACTGGTTCCGTCAACTAGCTTATCTCAAACCAGTGACGTAGTTACGGCAGACTCTAcaacacaaaaacaaacaacaaatatgTTATCAGTTGCTACCACAAATCCAACTGTATCTCAGAAAACGGCAAGTGATTTGGTACCGTCAACGAATCTAGCCACGACGGCATCAGTAACAACAAGTAAAGAGGCCACAACGACAACAGTAACAACAAGTAAAGAGGCCACGACGTCATCAGTAACAAAAGGAGTTTCGACAACGGATTTAAAATCGTCTGTCCAAACGACAGATATTTTATCAATTGCTACTACAAATCCAACTGAATGTCAGAAAACGACAAGTGATTTGGTACCGTCAACGAATCTAGCCACGACGGCATCACTAACAACAAGTAAAGAGGCCACAACGGCAACAGTAACAACAAGTAAAGAGGCCACGACGTCATCAGTAACAACAGAAATTTCGATAACGGAGTTAAAATCGTCTGTTCAACCAGAACAAACGACAGATAGTTTATCAATTGCTACTACAAATCCAACCATATCTCAAACAAGTGCTTTGGTACCGTCAACTAATTTAGCTCAAACAAGTAACGAGACCACGACGTCATCAGTAACAACAGGAGTTTCGACAACGGAGTTAAAATCGTCTGTTCAACCAGAACCGACGACTATCAACCCAATTCAAACTGTAGCCGAGAGTACCACAGATTCGACTTTGAATACCAATGGAGATTATAGTAAAATAACAACATTTGGAGTCATTACAGAGGCGAATAGGACGGGATACACATTGGTCACAACAG TTCTGACAACTTCAAATGGAGTACCAGATAAAGCCGTTTGGAGGGTTTTTGGATTGACTGTTGgtgtatttgtaatattgttgaTCTTAGCAACAATATGTGTGTATTTTGTATACTTTCATGTGTGTTATAAAAAACCAAATGAGCATATTATTTTACGTCCTTCA GACGTTCGTTTGCAATCGTACATGAACATAGACGTCGAAAATGCCCAAGTTGCAGACCCGAAATCCTCGGCAGGTGAGGTCGACAATAACCAGACCGCGTATGACACGTCTCTAGGGTGGCTAGCCGACAAGCTTGATCTCAAATTTGTAGACGAACTTGAAGAAGATGAGGGCTGGAAGATCGAAGGAGGTCCTAAACTTAATGAAGGCGCTAACTTGAACGATGACGACAGCAGCTCGATACCTATGTCTAATATAGGTGCCAAACCATTTCCCCTTACAGCTTCTGACATCTGA
- the LOC140045239 gene encoding glyceraldehyde-3-phosphate dehydrogenase-like isoform X2, which produces MVIKVGINGFGRIGRLVLRAAIENNGVIPNTDLQVVAINDPFIQLEYMVYMFKYDSTHGQFKGEVSHQDGKLIVNGKPINVYQQTKPGEIPWSKAGAEYIVESTGVFTTIDKAKLHFEGGAKKVIISAPSADAPMFVVGVNHKNYETSMNIVSNASCTTNCLAPLAKIIDDNYGIVEGLMTTVHAYTATQKTVDGPSAKKWRDGRGAHQNIIPASTGAAKAVGKVIPNLNGKLTGMAFRVPTPDVSVVDLTVRLNKEASYDEIKALMKKASESKEMKGIMGYTEDEVVSMDFRGDSRSSIFDAGAGIALSPKFVKLVSWYDNEFAYSLRVVDLISHMASVDSQ; this is translated from the exons ATGGTTATCAAAGTCGGCATCAACGG ATTTGGACGTATTGGACGCCTTGTATTGAGGGCAGCTATTGAAAACAATGGCGTTATCCCCAACACCGATCTACAAGTTGTTGCCATCAACGACCCCTTCATTCAACTTGAGTATATG GTTTACATGTTCAAGTATGATTCAACCCACGGACAGTTCAAAGGTGAAGTCAGCCACCAGGATGGAAAGTTAATCGTCAACGGCAAACCTATCAACGTTTACCAACA aACCAAGCCAGGTGAGATCCCATGGAGCAAAGCTGGAGCAGAGTACATTGTCGAGTCTACTGGTGTGTTCACCACTATCGACAAGGCAAAGCTTCACTTTGAAGGTGGCGCCAAGAAAGTGATCATCTCCGCACCATCAGCAGATGCTCCCATGTTTGTTGTAGGCGTCAACCACAAAAACTACGAAACCAGCATGAACATCGTTAGCAATGCTTCTTGCACAACCAACTGTCTGGCGCCTCTTGCTAAGATCATCGATGACAACTACGGAATTGTAGAGGGTTTGATGACAACCGTACATGCCTACACTGCCACCCAGAAGACAGTTGATGGACCAAGTGCCAAG AAATGGAGAGATGGACGAGGTGCTCATCAGAACATCATCCCAGCTTCCACTGGTGCTGCCAAAGCTGTGGGCAAAGTTATTCCAAATCTGAATGG CAAACTAACCGGTATGGCATTCCGTGTCCCAACGCCGGATGTATCCGTTGTTGATCTGACTGTACGATTGAACAAAGAGGCTTCATACGACGAAATTAAAGCTCTTATGAAGAAAGCTAGCGAAAGCAAAGAAATGAAAGGCATTATGGGATACACTGAAGATGAG gtTGTGTCCATGGATTTCCGTGGTGATAGCCGCTCAAGTATCTTCGATGCTGGTGCAGGAATTGCCCTCAGCCCCAAGTTTGTAAAACTAGTCTCATG gtACGACAATGAGTTTGCATACAGTCTTCGAGTTGTTGATCTCATTTCCCACATGGCTTCGGTTGACAGTCAGTAA
- the LOC140044310 gene encoding uncharacterized protein, which produces MYIESKANLHRRAATVSGKPHATTVDSTNVTRPTTYTTDTSRLTSDEVASTETYSTINSSVVVTNRLTNYTATGTTAVLPLTSLETSAITENDIGNSITYQYVPTVSTHGTTKHRIETTKLPTTITTDVSTDASTVAIEHTTVSEYQTTRITTHNMTFGTDYETFSPSPKSTTEFVSEAGVTEDNTSVALRTDHSVTITTERETDPSTIVPTVAVNTSDSVATLALTTSVSSTTENTKRFTTQSFSTQNLTNEVTSGYSSTSGVTGIQTVDTTTVDNTTAQTKLQTEATTSPQSSSTAKPTTTNSETDTVTGVIATHQVATDAFQTITPLLTTQFQKSTLQKTTEWDSSDGTTHFVTSSTNVFTNFFPDSSTTNKVITYSTTRYTTKTDSLTDNIDSTTQDIQTETTTVSQEPSTAEVSTYWDSSTAEVHTMSKIITEPIIDHSTELKSTEIFQTTEEGAATDITTEPEPTDIVQTTEEGASTDVTTEHETTKIFQTTEEGASTDITTEPEPTDIVQTTEEGASTDVTREHETTKIFQTKEEGAATDVTEEPGITDIVQTTEEGASTDVTTEHETTKIFQTTEEGAATDVTEEPGITDIVQTTEEGASTDETTGHETTKIFQTTEEGASTDETTGHKTTKSFQTTEEGASTDLTKEPGITDIVQTTEEGASTDVTTEHETTKSFQTTEEGASTDVTEEPGITNIVQTTEEGASTNVATEHETTGIVQTTEEVGTTDVTTEIVQTTEDGAATDVTTKHETTDIFQTTKEAASTDVTTELEITEIVQTTGKGASTDVTTDHETTSIVQTTEEGAATGESTVIVQTTEDGAATAKATELETTKVVQTPEATDVTTEPETTDVFQTTEEGASTDVTTEIEITEIIQTTAEAAVTKVATEIVQTTGEGAAANVTTEIFQTTEEDAVTDVTTKIEITEIVQTTEDGATSDVTTELEITEIVQTTGEGAATDATTEFEITEIVQTTEDGAKSDVTKALEITDTFQTTGEGAATATTTELETTKIAQTTEATDVTTEIVQTTEDGAATDVTTELEITDIFQTTGGAVTDITTAFEITEIVQTTEERASTDVTIEIVQTTEEGASTDVTTEIVKTTEEGASTDVTTEIVQTTEEGASTDVTTEIVQTTEEGASTKVTTEILQTMEEGASTDVTTEIVQTTEEGASTDVTTEIVQTTEEGASTKVTTEIVKTTEEGASTDVTTEMVQTTGEGASTDVTTEIVQTTEEGASTKRLCKQRKKEHQPM; this is translated from the exons ATGTATATAGAGTCAAAGGCTAATTTACACAGAAGAGCGGCAACGGTAAGTGGAAAACCAC ACGCAACTACTGTTGACAGTACTAATGTAACAAGACCTACTACCTATACAACCGATACATCCAGATTAACAAGTGACGAGGTTGCTTCTACAGAAACATATTCAACAATAAATTCGTCCGTTGTCGTCACCAATAGACTGACTAACTATACAGCTACGGGCACTACAGCTGTATTACCACTTACCAGCCTGGAAACAAGTGCAATAACTGAAAATGATATCGGTAACAGCATTACCTACCAATATGTACCTACAGTGTCCACGCATGGTACGACAAAACACCGTATTGAAACTACTAAACTTCCCACCACCATAACTACTGATGTTTCGACTGATGCTTCAACTGTCGCAATAGAGCATACTACAGTTAGTGAATATCAGACAACGAGAATTACAACGCATAATATGACATTTGGTACAGATTACGAAACTTTTTCACCAAGCCCTAAAAGCACAACGGAATTTGTCTCTGAAGCTGGGGTTACAGAGGATAACACAAGTGTTGCACTGCGCACTGATCATTCTGTGACAATCACTACCGAGAGAGAAACTGACCCTTCTACCATTGTTCCGACAGTAGCCGTAAATACATCCGATTCAGTAGCTACTCTTGCGCTAACTACATCAGTATCTAGCACCACTGAAAATACCAAGCGGTTCACCACACAGAGTTTTTCAACGCAGAACCTAACCAACGAAGTGACTTCTGGGTACTCGTCAACAAGTGGAGTAACTGGCATTCAAACAGTGGATACTACAACAGTAGATAATACAACCGCTCAAACAAAACTGCAGACAGAGGCCACCACAAGTCCCCAGTCGTCGAGCACTGCCAAACCTACTACAACGAATTCGGAAACAGATACTGTTACTGGTGTTATTGCAACTCACCAAGTTGCAACGGATGCCTTTCAGACAATAACACCacttttaacaacacaatttcaAAAATCGACGCTACAGAAAACTACAGAGTGGGATTCTTCTGATGGGACAACACACTTTGTAACCTCGTCAACTAACGTATTTACGAATTTTTTTCCCGATTCGTCTACCACAAACAAAGTAATCACGTATTCCACAACTCGGTATACTACAAAAACGGATTCATTAACAGATAATATCGATTCAACCACCCAAGATATTCAAACAGAAACAACAACGGTGTCGCAAGAACCAAGTACTGCAGAGGTAAGCACGTATTGGGATTCTTCGACAGCTGAAGTACAtacaatgagtaaaataattaCAGAACCTATTATTGATCATTCAACAGAACTTAAAAGTACAGAAATTTTTCAAACAACAGAAGAAGGTGCAGCAACCGATATAACTACAGAACCTGAACCTACGGATATTGTCCAAACAACAGAAGAAGGGGCATCGACCGATGTAACTACAGAACATGAAACTACGAAGATTTTCCAAACAACAGAAGAAGGTGCATCGACCGATATAACTACAGAACCTGAACCTACGGATATTGTCCAAACAACAGAAGAAGGGGCATCGACCGATGTAACTAGAGAACATGAAACTACGAAgatttttcaaacaaaagaAGAAGGTGCAGCAACTGATGTAACTGAAGAACCTGGAATTACGGATATTGTCCAAACAACAGAAGAAGGGGCATCGACCGATGTAACTACAGAACATGAAACTACGAAGATTTTCCAAACAACAGAAGAAGGTGCAGCAACTGATGTAACTGAAGAACCGGGAATTACGGATATTGTCCAAACAACAGAAGAAGGGGCATCGACGGATGAAACTACAGGACATGAAACTACGAAGATTTTCCAAACAACAGAAGAAGGTGCATCGACGGATGAAACTACAGGACATAAAACTACGAAGAGTTTCCAAACAACAGAAGAAGGTGCATCGACCGATTTAACTAAAGAACCTGGAATTACGGATATTGTCCAAACAACAGAAGAAGGGGCATCAACCGATGTAACTACAGAACATGAAACTACGAAGAGTTTCCAAACAACAGAAGAAGGTGCATCGACCGATGTAACTGAAGAACCTGGAATTACGAATATTGTCCAAACAACAGAAGAAGGTGCATCAACCAATGTAGCTACAGAACATGAAACTACGGGTATTGTCCAAACAACAGAAGAAGTTGGAACGACCGATGTAACTACAGAGATTGTGCAAACAACAGAAGACGGAGCAGCGACCGATGTAACTACAAAACATGAAACTACGGATATTTTCCAAACAACAAAAGAAGCTGCATCAACCGATGTAACTACAGAACTTGAAATTACAGAGATTGTCCAAACAACAGGAAAAGGTGCATCAACCGATGTAACTACAGATCATGAAACAACGAGTATTGTCCAAACAACAGAAGAAGGTGCAGCGACCGGTGAAAGTACAGTGATTGTCCAAACAACAGAAGATGGTGCAGCGACCGCTAAAGCTACAGAACTTGAAACTACGAAGGTTGTCCAAACACCAGAAGCGACCGATGTAACTACAGAACCTGAAACTACGGATGTTTTCCAAACAACAGAAGAAGGTGCATCAACCGATGTAACTACAGAGATTGAAATTACGGAGATTATCCAAACAACCGCAGAAGCTGCAGTGACCAAAGTAGCTACAGAGATTGTCCAAACAACAGGAGAAGGGGCAGCAGCCAATGTAACTACAGAGATTTTCCAGACAACAGAAGAAGATGCAGTAACCGATGTAACCACAAAAATTGAAATTACGGAGATTGTCCAAACAACAGAAGACGGAGCAACGTCTGATGTTACTACAGAACTTGAAATTACAGAGATTGTACAAACAACAGGAGAAGGTGCAGCAACCGATGCAACCACAGAATTTGAAATTACGGAGATTGTCCAAACAACAGAAGACGGAGCGAAGTCTGATGTAACTAAAGCTCTTGAAATTACAGATACTTTCCAAACAACAGGAGAAGGGGCAGCGACCGCTACAACTACAGAACTCGAAACTACGAAGATTGCCCAAACTACAGAAGCGACCGATGTAACTACAGAGATTGTCCAAACAACAGAAGACGGAGCAGCAACCGATGTTACTACAGAACTTGAAATTACAGATATTTTCCAAACAACAGGAGGAGCAGTGACCGATATAACCACAGCTTTTGAAATTACGGAGATTGTCCAAACAACAGAAGAACGGGCATCGACCGATGTAACTATAGAGATTGTGCAAACAACAGAAGAAGGAGCATCGACCGATGTAACTACAGAGATTGTGAAAACAACAGAAGAAGGAGCATCGACCGATGTAACTACAGAGATTGTCCAAACAACAGAAGAAGGAGCATCGACCGATGTAACTACAGAGATTGTGCAAACAACAGAAGAAGGAGCATCGACCAAGGTAACTACAGAGATTTTGCAAACAATGGAAGAAGGAGCATCGACCGATGTAACTACAGAGATTGTGCAAACAACAGAAGAAGGAGCATCGACCGATGTAACTACAGAGATTGTGCAAACAACAGAAGAAGGAGCATCGACCAAGGTAACTACAGAGATTGTGAAAACAACGGAAGAAGGAGCATCGACCGATGTAACTACAGAGATGGTGCAAACAACTGGAGAAGGAGCATCGACCGATGTAACTACAGAGATTGTGCAAACAACAGAAGAAGGAGCATCGACCAAG AGATTGTGCAAACAACGGAAGAAGGAGCATCAACCGATGTAA